The following coding sequences are from one Streptomyces sp. V3I7 window:
- the pknB gene encoding Stk1 family PASTA domain-containing Ser/Thr kinase encodes MEEPRRLGGRYELGHVLGRGGMAEVYLAHDTRLGRTVAVKTLRADLARDPSFQARFRREAQSAASLNHPAIVAVYDTGEDYIDGVSIPYIVMEYVDGSTLRELLHSGRKLLPERSMEMTIGILQGLEYAHRNGIVHRDIKPANVMLTRNGQVKVMDFGIARAMGDSGMTMTQTAAVIGTAQYLSPEQAKGEQVDARSDLYSAGCLLYELLTVRPPFVGDSPVAVAYQHVREEPQAPSVFDPEITPEMDAIVLKALVKDPNYRYQSADEMRQDIEACLDGQPVGATAAMGSVGYGGYPNDQPTTALRADGGPGGGAATTVLPPANPDDGGFGYDDRPARRRQQQKSNTSTILLVVAGVLVLIGAILIGKYAFTGKGIGDDTLPTPNFVGQTQATAKKQAENVDLKLDLSRKPCDDQPKGNICSQNPKADTTIHKGETVTLVVSTGAPKVDVPDVSGLAFADAESTLKKKGFEVEKQAQESTETPDTVLAQNPKAGASRQKGSTVVVTVAKATAQVTVPDLTGKTPDEANSLLQAKGLVLGAQEQAESAAQPEGKIFEQSFAPGSDVDRGTTVNIKIAKAPQAPVAMPKVTGMTVGQAKQVLAGANLQIGKIAGPGDKDDNAVVFGSNPPEGQPVKPGQKVDLITAPNGQNGNGGGGLFG; translated from the coding sequence ATGGAAGAGCCGCGTCGCCTCGGCGGCCGGTACGAACTGGGCCACGTGCTCGGCCGCGGTGGCATGGCGGAGGTCTACCTCGCGCATGACACCCGCCTCGGCCGCACGGTTGCGGTGAAGACGCTGCGCGCGGATCTCGCGCGCGACCCGTCCTTCCAGGCCCGGTTCCGCCGGGAGGCCCAGTCGGCCGCCTCGCTCAACCATCCCGCGATCGTCGCGGTCTACGACACGGGCGAGGACTACATCGACGGGGTCTCGATCCCGTACATCGTGATGGAGTACGTCGACGGCTCCACGCTCCGTGAGCTTCTGCACAGCGGCCGCAAGCTGCTGCCCGAGCGCTCGATGGAAATGACCATCGGCATCCTGCAGGGCCTGGAGTACGCCCACCGCAACGGCATCGTCCACCGCGACATCAAGCCGGCCAACGTGATGCTCACGCGCAACGGCCAGGTCAAGGTGATGGACTTCGGCATCGCCCGGGCCATGGGCGACTCCGGCATGACGATGACGCAGACCGCGGCCGTCATCGGCACCGCCCAGTACCTCTCTCCGGAGCAGGCGAAGGGCGAGCAGGTCGACGCCCGGTCCGACCTCTACTCCGCCGGCTGCCTGCTGTACGAGCTGCTGACGGTACGGCCGCCCTTCGTCGGCGACTCCCCGGTGGCCGTGGCCTACCAGCACGTCCGCGAGGAGCCGCAGGCGCCGAGCGTCTTCGACCCCGAGATCACGCCCGAGATGGACGCCATCGTCCTGAAGGCACTGGTCAAGGACCCGAACTACCGCTACCAGTCCGCCGACGAGATGCGCCAGGACATCGAGGCCTGCCTCGACGGCCAGCCGGTCGGCGCCACGGCGGCCATGGGCTCGGTCGGCTACGGCGGCTACCCGAACGACCAGCCGACGACCGCGCTGCGTGCGGACGGCGGCCCGGGCGGGGGCGCTGCCACCACGGTGCTTCCCCCGGCGAACCCGGACGACGGCGGCTTCGGCTACGACGACCGCCCCGCCCGCCGCCGCCAGCAGCAGAAGTCCAACACCTCGACGATCCTCCTCGTGGTCGCGGGCGTCCTGGTGCTGATCGGCGCGATCCTGATCGGGAAGTACGCCTTCACCGGCAAGGGAATCGGTGACGACACGCTGCCCACGCCGAACTTCGTCGGGCAGACCCAGGCGACGGCCAAGAAACAGGCCGAGAACGTCGACCTGAAGCTGGATCTGAGCCGCAAGCCCTGCGACGACCAGCCCAAGGGCAACATCTGCTCGCAGAACCCGAAGGCCGATACCACCATCCACAAGGGCGAGACAGTGACCCTGGTGGTCTCGACGGGCGCGCCCAAGGTCGACGTCCCCGACGTGAGCGGCCTCGCCTTCGCCGACGCGGAGTCGACGCTGAAGAAGAAGGGCTTCGAGGTCGAGAAGCAGGCCCAGGAGTCCACCGAGACCCCGGACACCGTGCTCGCCCAGAACCCCAAGGCCGGTGCGTCGCGGCAGAAGGGCTCCACGGTCGTCGTGACCGTCGCGAAGGCGACGGCCCAGGTCACCGTGCCGGACCTGACGGGCAAGACGCCCGACGAGGCGAACAGCCTGCTTCAGGCCAAGGGCCTGGTCCTGGGAGCCCAGGAGCAGGCGGAGTCCGCGGCCCAGCCCGAGGGCAAGATCTTCGAGCAGAGCTTCGCGCCCGGCTCCGACGTCGACCGTGGCACCACGGTCAACATCAAGATCGCCAAGGCGCCGCAGGCCCCGGTGGCGATGCCGAAGGTGACCGGGATGACGGTCGGCCAGGCCAAGCAGGTCCTCGCGGGTGCCAACCTGCAGATCGGCAAGATCGCCGGCCCGGGCGACAAGGACGACAACGCCGTCGTGTTCGGCAGCAATCCGCCGGAGGGCCAGCCGGTCAAGCCCGGTCAGAAGGTTGACCTCATCACCGCTCCCAACGGGCAGAACGGCAACGGCGGCGGAGGCCTCTTCGGCTGA
- a CDS encoding penicillin-binding protein 2: protein MNKPLRRIAIFCGLLILALLIRDNWLQYVKADSLREDKNNRRVTIARYSTPRGDIIVDGNPITGSTATSKTGLNDLKYKRTYKNGAMWAPVTGYASQAFDANQLEKLEDGILTGDDDRLFFRNTLDMVTGKPKQGGNVVTTLNGAAQKAAYTGLKNIGAKGAAVAIEPSTGKILALASYPSYDPSSFAGALDEDDKAWKNLQKKNNLSDPMLNRALRETYPPGSTFKVVTAAAALENGLYNSADEKTDSPLPWTMPGTTRPLNNEGNIPCENATMREALRVSCNTVFGKIGADLGNDKMLKEAKKFGFDAEQFTPVRANASVFADKMAPSETALSSIGQFNTAATPLQMAMVASAVANDGKLMKPYMVDKLQSSNLDTVEQTDPEELSRPLSSGNAQILQSMMETVVKDGTGKNAQIPGVTVGGKTGTAQHGVANSKNPYAWFISYAKLPDHSSPVAVAVVVEDDNANRGDISGGGLAAPIAKNVMEAVINSKK from the coding sequence GTGAACAAGCCCCTGCGCCGGATCGCGATCTTCTGTGGTCTCCTGATCCTCGCCCTGCTCATCCGCGACAACTGGCTCCAGTACGTCAAGGCCGACAGCCTCCGCGAGGACAAGAACAACCGCCGGGTGACCATCGCCCGCTACTCCACCCCGCGCGGCGACATCATCGTCGACGGCAACCCGATCACCGGGTCCACCGCGACGAGCAAGACCGGTCTGAACGACCTGAAGTACAAGCGCACGTACAAGAACGGGGCGATGTGGGCGCCGGTCACCGGGTACGCCTCCCAGGCCTTCGACGCCAACCAGCTGGAGAAGCTCGAGGACGGCATCCTCACCGGCGACGACGACCGGCTCTTCTTCCGCAACACCCTGGACATGGTCACGGGCAAGCCGAAGCAGGGCGGCAACGTCGTCACCACCCTCAACGGGGCGGCACAGAAGGCCGCTTACACGGGCCTGAAGAACATCGGCGCCAAGGGTGCCGCCGTCGCCATCGAGCCGTCCACCGGCAAGATCCTGGCGCTGGCCTCCTACCCGTCGTACGACCCGTCCTCCTTCGCCGGCGCCCTGGACGAGGACGACAAGGCGTGGAAGAACCTGCAGAAGAAGAACAACCTCAGTGACCCGATGCTGAACCGGGCACTGCGCGAGACCTACCCGCCGGGCTCCACCTTCAAGGTGGTCACGGCCGCGGCCGCGCTGGAGAACGGGCTGTACAACTCGGCGGACGAGAAGACCGACTCTCCGCTGCCCTGGACCATGCCGGGCACGACCAGGCCGCTGAACAACGAGGGCAACATCCCCTGCGAGAACGCCACCATGCGTGAGGCGCTGCGGGTTTCCTGCAACACCGTCTTCGGCAAGATCGGCGCCGACCTCGGCAACGACAAGATGCTGAAGGAAGCCAAGAAATTCGGCTTCGACGCCGAGCAGTTCACCCCGGTCCGCGCCAACGCCTCGGTGTTCGCCGACAAGATGGCCCCGTCGGAGACCGCACTGTCCTCGATCGGCCAGTTCAACACCGCGGCGACTCCGCTGCAGATGGCCATGGTCGCCTCGGCCGTCGCCAACGACGGCAAGCTGATGAAGCCGTACATGGTCGACAAGCTCCAGTCGTCGAACCTCGACACCGTCGAGCAGACCGACCCGGAGGAGCTCAGCCGCCCGCTGTCCTCCGGCAACGCGCAGATCCTGCAGTCGATGATGGAGACCGTCGTCAAGGACGGCACGGGCAAGAACGCGCAGATCCCGGGCGTCACGGTCGGCGGCAAGACCGGTACCGCCCAGCACGGCGTGGCGAACAGCAAGAACCCGTACGCCTGGTTCATCTCCTATGCCAAGCTGCCCGACCACAGCTCGCCGGTCGCCGTGGCGGTCGTCGTCGAGGACGACAACGCCAACCGCGGCGACATCTCCGGCGGCGGCCTCGCCGCCCCCATCGCGAAGAACGTCATGGAGGCGGTCATCAACTCCAAGAAGTGA
- a CDS encoding FtsW/RodA/SpoVE family cell cycle protein, whose product MSSTTNTSTHHTSTIGSIGAPSRRNTELALLVFAVAIPVFAYANVGLAISGQVPTGLLGYGLGLGLLAGVAHLVVRKFAPYADPLLLPLATLLNGLGLVCIWRLDQSKLLQSIGQAGGKATNQLVYTALGITLFVVVLIFLKDHRTLQRYTYISMAGALFLLLLPLVPGLGANVYGAKIWIQVGSFTIQPGEFAKIVLAIFFAGYLMVKRDALALASRRFMGLYLPRGRDLGPIIVVWMISILILVFETDLGTSLLFFGMFVIMLYVATERTSWIVFGLLMSAIGAVGVASFEPHVQQRVQAWADPMKEYTLSRQGVAGHSEQAMQALWAFGSGGTLGTGWGQGHSEQIRFAANSDFILATFGEELGLAGLMAILLVYGLIVERGARTALAARDPFGKLLAMGLSGAFALQVFVVAGGVMGLIPLTGMTMPFLAYGGSSVIANWALIGILIRISDTARRPAPAPASNPDAEMTQVVRP is encoded by the coding sequence ATGAGCAGTACTACCAACACGTCGACGCACCACACGTCCACGATCGGCTCCATCGGCGCGCCGAGCCGCCGCAACACCGAGCTCGCGCTCCTGGTGTTCGCAGTGGCCATCCCGGTGTTCGCCTACGCCAACGTGGGCCTGGCCATCAGCGGCCAGGTGCCTACCGGCCTGCTGGGCTACGGCCTGGGCCTCGGCCTGCTGGCCGGCGTCGCCCATCTCGTCGTACGGAAGTTCGCGCCGTACGCGGACCCGCTGCTGCTGCCGCTGGCCACGCTGCTCAACGGCCTCGGCCTGGTCTGCATCTGGCGGCTCGACCAGTCGAAGCTGCTGCAGTCCATCGGCCAGGCCGGCGGCAAGGCGACCAACCAGCTCGTCTACACCGCACTGGGCATCACGCTGTTCGTCGTCGTGCTGATCTTCCTCAAGGATCACCGCACCCTGCAGCGCTACACCTACATCTCCATGGCCGGAGCGCTGTTCCTCCTGCTGCTCCCGCTGGTCCCCGGCCTCGGCGCCAACGTCTACGGCGCCAAGATCTGGATCCAGGTCGGCAGCTTCACCATCCAGCCCGGTGAGTTCGCCAAGATCGTGCTCGCGATCTTCTTCGCCGGCTACCTGATGGTGAAGCGCGACGCACTGGCCCTGGCCAGCCGCCGCTTCATGGGTCTCTACCTGCCTCGCGGCCGCGACCTCGGACCGATCATCGTCGTGTGGATGATCTCGATCCTCATCCTCGTCTTCGAGACCGACCTCGGTACGTCGCTGCTGTTCTTCGGCATGTTCGTGATCATGCTGTACGTCGCCACCGAGCGGACCAGCTGGATCGTCTTCGGTCTGCTGATGTCCGCGATCGGCGCGGTCGGCGTGGCGAGCTTCGAACCGCACGTCCAGCAGCGCGTCCAGGCTTGGGCCGACCCGATGAAGGAGTACACGCTCAGCCGCCAGGGCGTCGCCGGCCACTCCGAGCAGGCCATGCAGGCCCTGTGGGCGTTCGGCTCCGGCGGCACCCTCGGCACCGGCTGGGGCCAGGGCCACTCCGAGCAGATCCGGTTCGCCGCCAACTCCGACTTCATCCTCGCCACCTTCGGCGAAGAGCTCGGCCTGGCCGGTCTCATGGCCATCCTGCTGGTCTACGGCCTGATCGTGGAGCGCGGCGCGCGCACCGCCCTCGCCGCCCGCGACCCGTTCGGCAAGCTGCTGGCCATGGGTCTCTCCGGCGCCTTCGCCCTCCAGGTCTTCGTCGTGGCCGGCGGTGTGATGGGCCTCATCCCGCTGACCGGTATGACGATGCCGTTCCTCGCGTACGGTGGCTCGTCCGTCATCGCCAACTGGGCCCTCATCGGCATCCTGATCCGCATCAGCGACACCGCCCGCCGCCCGGCCCCGGCCCCCGCCTCGAACCCCGACGCCGAGATGACCCAGGTGGTCCGCCCGTGA
- a CDS encoding Stp1/IreP family PP2C-type Ser/Thr phosphatase gives MSLSLRFAAGSHVGMIREHNEDSGYAGPRLLAIADGMGGQAAGEVASSEVISALVTLDDDVPGSDILTSLGVAVQGANDQLRAMVEEDPQLEGMGTTLTALLWTGQRLGLVHVGDSRAYLLRDGVLSQITQDHTWVQRLVDEGRITEEEATTHPQRSLLMRALGSGDHVEPDLSIREVRAGDRYLICSDGLSGVVSHQTMEEALASYQGPQETVQELIQLALRGGGPDNITVIVADVLDLDTGDTFNAQLSDTPVVVGAVAENQLHPHDNGIMQTPAGRAANLGRRGRASGGEYGGPGNDDTGYTPDGGYGDDDFVKPRRGRKWLKRTFFSALALGVIGGGLYGGYRWTQTQYYVGAKSEHVALYRGISQDLAWVSLSNVEKDHPEIELKYLPPYQQKQVKATITQGGLPDAESKIQELSVQASACKKETQRQAAAKQNDAKAQGQVGDTTGTNRASYSSKASPTPNPSGSATSPSKSPSTTPSATATNPSPGPTLSEDEQKVVSLCGKQ, from the coding sequence ATGAGTCTGTCACTGCGCTTCGCCGCCGGATCGCACGTCGGAATGATCCGGGAACATAACGAGGACTCCGGTTACGCCGGTCCGCGGCTGCTCGCCATCGCCGACGGCATGGGCGGACAGGCGGCCGGCGAGGTCGCCTCCTCCGAGGTGATCTCCGCACTGGTCACGCTCGACGACGACGTGCCCGGGTCCGACATCCTCACCTCCCTCGGCGTCGCCGTGCAGGGCGCCAACGACCAGCTGCGCGCCATGGTCGAGGAGGACCCGCAGCTCGAGGGCATGGGCACGACCCTGACCGCCCTGCTGTGGACCGGACAGCGCCTCGGCCTCGTCCACGTCGGCGACTCGCGCGCGTACCTGCTGCGCGACGGCGTCCTCAGCCAGATCACGCAGGACCACACCTGGGTGCAGCGCCTGGTCGACGAAGGCCGGATCACCGAGGAAGAGGCCACCACCCACCCGCAGCGCTCGCTGCTGATGCGGGCACTGGGCAGCGGCGACCACGTCGAGCCCGACCTGTCCATCCGCGAGGTCCGGGCCGGCGACCGCTATCTGATCTGCTCCGACGGACTGTCCGGCGTCGTCTCCCACCAGACGATGGAAGAGGCCCTCGCCAGCTACCAGGGCCCCCAGGAGACCGTGCAGGAGCTGATCCAGCTCGCGCTGCGCGGCGGCGGCCCCGACAACATCACCGTCATCGTCGCCGACGTCCTCGACCTGGACACCGGGGACACCTTCAACGCGCAGCTCTCCGACACCCCCGTGGTGGTCGGCGCGGTCGCGGAGAACCAGCTCCACCCGCACGACAACGGCATCATGCAGACCCCGGCCGGACGCGCCGCGAACCTCGGCCGCCGAGGCCGCGCGAGCGGCGGCGAGTACGGCGGACCGGGCAACGACGACACCGGCTACACGCCCGACGGCGGCTACGGCGACGACGACTTCGTCAAGCCGCGCCGGGGCCGCAAGTGGCTCAAGCGGACCTTCTTCAGCGCCCTCGCCCTCGGTGTCATCGGCGGCGGTCTGTACGGCGGTTACCGCTGGACGCAGACGCAGTACTACGTCGGCGCCAAGAGCGAGCACGTCGCCCTCTACCGCGGTATCAGCCAGGACCTCGCCTGGGTCTCGCTGTCGAACGTGGAGAAGGACCACCCCGAGATCGAACTCAAGTACCTGCCGCCCTATCAGCAGAAGCAGGTCAAGGCGACGATCACGCAGGGCGGCCTGCCCGACGCCGAGTCGAAGATCCAGGAGCTGTCCGTGCAGGCCTCCGCCTGCAAGAAGGAGACGCAGCGTCAGGCCGCCGCGAAGCAGAACGACGCGAAGGCGCAGGGCCAGGTCGGGGACACCACGGGAACCAACCGTGCCTCCTATTCGTCCAAGGCATCACCGACGCCGAACCCGTCGGGCTCGGCAACGTCCCCGTCGAAGTCTCCGTCCACGACCCCGTCCGCGACCGCCACCAACCCCAGCCCCGGCCCCACCCTCTCGGAGGATGAGCAGAAGGTCGTCTCGCTGTGCGGTAAGCAGTAG
- a CDS encoding FHA domain-containing protein, whose protein sequence is MSELTLTVMRLGFLAVLWLFVIVAVQVIRSDLFGTRVTQRGAQRSARRDAGRPQQAARQQAAPPQQRAQQGGGRRGRNAPTKLVVSEGTLTGTTVALQGQTITLGRAHDSTIVLDDDYASSRHARIYPDRDGQWIVEDLGSTNGTYLDRSRLTTPQPIPLGAPIRIGKTVIELRK, encoded by the coding sequence ATGTCAGAGCTGACCCTCACGGTCATGCGGCTGGGTTTCCTGGCCGTACTGTGGCTGTTCGTCATCGTGGCCGTGCAGGTCATCCGCAGCGACCTGTTCGGTACGCGCGTCACCCAGCGCGGTGCGCAGCGCAGCGCCCGCAGGGACGCGGGACGGCCGCAGCAGGCCGCACGCCAGCAGGCCGCGCCCCCGCAGCAGCGCGCTCAGCAGGGCGGCGGCCGCCGGGGCCGCAACGCCCCCACCAAGCTGGTCGTGAGCGAGGGCACCCTGACCGGCACCACCGTGGCGCTCCAGGGCCAGACCATCACCCTGGGCCGCGCGCACGACTCCACGATCGTGCTGGACGACGACTACGCCTCCAGCCGCCATGCCAGGATCTACCCCGACCGCGACGGCCAGTGGATCGTCGAGGATCTCGGGTCCACCAATGGCACGTACCTGGACCGGTCCCGGCTGACGACCCCTCAGCCGATCCCGCTGGGAGCGCCGATCCGCATCGGCAAGACCGTCATCGAGCTGCGGAAGTAG
- a CDS encoding DUF2252 domain-containing protein, whose product MTETAKAAEASQGPVTEVGRRLPQPRGFAAWPHEGGSTKRDGKALRTSVPRSAHSIFDLDASRPDAVSAVEESNRGRIAGLTPIRVGRMAASPFAFLRGSAGLMAFDLARTPTTGIRTQICGDAHAANFGLYGDARGDLVIDLNDFDETVHGPWEWDLKRLAASLVLAGREAGADEDSCRAAARDAVGAYRRTMRLLARLPVLDAWNAIADEELVSHADAHDLLGTLERVSAKARANTSGRFAARSTEATEDGGRRFVDAPPVLRRVPDAEAAAVVTSLEQYVTTLPGDRLPLLARHAVHDVAFRVVGTGSVGTRSYVVLLLDHRGEPLVLQVKEARPSALVPHLATAGFETAPVGHEGRRVVLGQKRMQVVSDILLGWTTVDGRPFQVRQFRNRKGSVDPAVLAADQHDDYGRMTGALLARAHSHGVDPRLIAGYCGKNEELDEAIAEFAVTYADRTEADHAELVAAVNSGRIAAETGV is encoded by the coding sequence GTGACGGAGACGGCGAAGGCGGCGGAGGCTTCGCAGGGGCCGGTCACCGAGGTCGGCCGCAGACTGCCTCAGCCGCGCGGGTTCGCCGCCTGGCCGCACGAGGGCGGTTCCACGAAGCGGGACGGCAAGGCGCTGCGGACGAGCGTCCCGCGCAGTGCGCACAGCATCTTCGACCTCGACGCCTCCCGGCCGGACGCGGTGAGCGCGGTGGAGGAGTCCAACCGGGGCCGCATCGCCGGGCTCACGCCGATACGCGTGGGCAGGATGGCCGCCTCTCCCTTCGCCTTCCTGCGCGGCTCGGCGGGCCTGATGGCCTTCGACCTGGCCCGCACCCCGACGACCGGGATCCGTACCCAGATATGCGGCGACGCCCATGCGGCCAACTTCGGTCTGTACGGGGACGCCCGCGGTGATCTGGTCATCGATCTGAATGACTTCGACGAGACGGTGCACGGCCCCTGGGAGTGGGACCTCAAGCGGCTCGCCGCCTCCCTGGTGCTGGCCGGCCGGGAGGCCGGGGCCGACGAGGACTCCTGCCGCGCGGCGGCGCGGGACGCGGTGGGCGCCTACCGGCGCACCATGCGCCTGCTCGCCAGACTCCCGGTCCTGGACGCCTGGAACGCCATCGCGGACGAGGAACTCGTCTCGCACGCCGACGCCCACGATCTGCTCGGGACCCTGGAGCGGGTCTCGGCGAAGGCGCGCGCCAACACCAGCGGGCGCTTCGCCGCCAGGTCGACCGAGGCCACCGAGGACGGCGGGCGCCGCTTCGTGGACGCGCCTCCGGTGCTGCGCCGCGTGCCCGACGCGGAGGCGGCGGCGGTGGTGACGTCCCTGGAGCAGTACGTCACGACCCTGCCCGGCGACCGGCTCCCGCTGCTCGCCCGGCACGCGGTGCACGACGTGGCGTTCCGCGTGGTCGGCACGGGCAGCGTGGGCACGCGGTCGTATGTCGTCCTGCTCCTGGACCACCGCGGCGAGCCTCTGGTCCTCCAGGTCAAGGAGGCACGCCCGTCGGCGCTGGTGCCGCATCTGGCGACGGCCGGCTTCGAGACCGCGCCCGTCGGCCACGAGGGACGGCGCGTGGTCCTGGGCCAGAAGCGCATGCAGGTGGTCAGCGACATCCTGCTCGGCTGGACGACGGTGGACGGACGGCCTTTCCAGGTACGGCAGTTCCGCAACCGCAAGGGCAGCGTCGACCCCGCCGTCCTCGCCGCGGACCAGCACGACGACTACGGCCGTATGACCGGCGCCCTCCTGGCCCGCGCCCACTCCCACGGCGTCGATCCGCGGCTCATCGCCGGCTACTGCGGCAAGAACGAGGAACTGGACGAGGCGATAGCCGAGTTCGCGGTCACGTACGCCGACCGTACGGAGGCGGACCACGCGGAACTGGTCGCCGCGGTGAACTCGGGACGCATCGCGGCGGAGACGGGCGTGTGA
- a CDS encoding 2Fe-2S iron-sulfur cluster-binding protein, which translates to MARFHPLPVAAVDRITDDSVALTFTVPAELREEYRHAPGQHLTLRRRSDGAETRRTYSICSAAPAPGGEGPQILRVGVRLVEGGAFSTYALKEVNVGDELDVMTPAGRFTLDPAPGLYAAIVGGSGITPVLSIVSTLLAREPEARFCLIRSDRTAASTMFLEEVADLKDRYPERLQLVTVLSREEQQAGLPSGRLDRERLTELLPALLPVDGVAGWFLCGPFGLVQGAEWALRGLGVDRSRIHEEIFHVDAGAAPMTSPTAPAHSTVTARLDGRGGTWPVQDGESLLDTVLRNRSDAPYACKGGVCGTCRAFLVSGEVRMDRNFALEAEETEAGYVLACQSHPVTEQVELDFDR; encoded by the coding sequence ATGGCGCGCTTCCACCCGCTCCCGGTGGCCGCGGTCGACCGGATCACCGACGACTCCGTCGCCCTCACCTTCACCGTCCCCGCGGAGCTGCGCGAGGAGTACCGGCACGCGCCCGGCCAGCACCTCACCCTGCGCCGCCGGAGCGACGGTGCGGAGACTCGGCGGACGTACTCGATCTGCTCCGCGGCACCGGCGCCCGGTGGTGAAGGGCCGCAGATCCTGCGGGTCGGGGTGCGCCTGGTCGAGGGCGGCGCCTTCTCGACGTATGCGCTGAAGGAGGTCAACGTCGGTGACGAGCTGGACGTGATGACCCCGGCCGGGCGCTTCACCCTCGATCCCGCGCCCGGGCTGTACGCGGCGATCGTCGGCGGTAGCGGCATCACCCCGGTGCTGTCGATCGTCTCGACCCTGCTGGCGCGCGAGCCCGAGGCCAGATTCTGTCTGATACGGAGCGACCGGACGGCCGCGTCGACGATGTTCCTGGAGGAGGTCGCCGACCTGAAGGACCGCTATCCCGAGCGGCTTCAGCTGGTGACCGTGCTCTCCCGGGAGGAACAGCAGGCGGGCCTGCCGTCCGGGCGCCTGGACCGCGAGCGGCTGACGGAGCTGCTGCCCGCGCTGCTGCCGGTGGACGGCGTGGCGGGCTGGTTCCTGTGCGGTCCGTTCGGACTGGTGCAGGGCGCGGAATGGGCCCTGCGGGGACTCGGGGTCGACCGGTCCCGGATCCACGAGGAGATCTTCCATGTGGACGCCGGTGCGGCGCCCATGACCTCCCCCACGGCCCCCGCGCACAGCACCGTCACCGCTCGGCTCGACGGGCGCGGTGGGACCTGGCCCGTCCAGGACGGGGAGTCGCTGCTGGACACGGTCCTGCGCAACCGGTCCGACGCGCCCTACGCCTGCAAGGGCGGCGTGTGCGGCACGTGCCGGGCGTTCCTCGTCTCGGGCGAGGTCCGTATGGACCGCAACTTCGCGCTGGAGGCGGAGGAGACGGAAGCCGGATACGTACTGGCCTGCCAGTCTCACCCGGTGACGGAACAGGTGGAGCTGGACTTCGACCGCTGA
- the paaD gene encoding 1,2-phenylacetyl-CoA epoxidase subunit PaaD encodes MVTTTAPTPLEAELLELAGSVPDPELPVLTLAELGVLRAVHVRDTNTVEVDLTPTYTGCPAIEAMALDIERVLHEHGIRDVTVRTVLSPAWSTDDITDEGRRKLREFGIAPPRTLHESGPVPLTLGTTRTRTDEPDPVRCPHCGSADTELLSRFSSTACKALRRCLLCREPFDHFKEL; translated from the coding sequence ATGGTGACGACCACGGCCCCGACGCCCCTCGAAGCCGAGCTCCTCGAACTCGCCGGTTCGGTGCCCGACCCCGAGCTGCCCGTGCTCACCCTGGCGGAGCTGGGTGTACTGCGCGCGGTGCACGTCCGCGACACCAACACCGTTGAGGTCGACCTCACCCCCACCTACACCGGCTGCCCGGCGATCGAGGCGATGGCCCTGGACATCGAGCGGGTGCTGCACGAGCACGGCATACGGGACGTCACCGTGCGCACGGTACTCAGCCCCGCCTGGTCCACCGACGACATCACCGACGAAGGGCGGCGCAAGCTGCGGGAGTTCGGCATCGCTCCCCCGCGTACCCTGCACGAGTCCGGCCCCGTGCCGCTCACCCTCGGCACGACACGGACCCGCACCGACGAACCGGACCCGGTCCGCTGCCCGCACTGCGGATCGGCGGACACCGAACTGCTCAGCCGGTTCTCCTCGACCGCGTGCAAGGCGCTGCGGCGCTGCCTCCTGTGCCGCGAACCGTTCGACCACTTCAAGGAGTTGTGA
- the paaC gene encoding 1,2-phenylacetyl-CoA epoxidase subunit PaaC: MPTTTAAALALGDDALVLSHRLGEWAGHAPVLEEEVALANIALDLLGQARVLLSMAGDEDELAYLREERSFRNLQLVEQPNGDFAHTIARQLYFSTYQHLLYGQLASGDTPFAPLAAKAVKEVAYHRDHAEQWTLRLGDGTDVSHERMALACQELWRFTGEMFQPVEGLDVDRAALEAAWLESVGDVLRRATLTVPEGPRTGAWSAGAGRQGLHTEPFGRMLAEMQHLHRSHPGATW, encoded by the coding sequence ATGCCCACCACCACCGCCGCCGCACTGGCCCTCGGCGACGACGCCCTGGTGCTCTCCCACCGCCTGGGGGAGTGGGCCGGCCACGCCCCCGTCCTGGAGGAGGAGGTCGCCCTCGCCAACATCGCGCTGGACCTGCTCGGCCAGGCCCGGGTGCTGCTGTCGATGGCGGGCGACGAGGACGAGCTGGCCTACCTGCGCGAGGAACGGTCCTTCCGCAACCTCCAGCTGGTCGAGCAGCCGAACGGCGACTTCGCACACACCATCGCCCGCCAGCTGTACTTCTCCACCTACCAGCACCTGCTCTACGGCCAACTTGCTTCCGGGGACACGCCGTTCGCGCCGCTCGCCGCGAAGGCCGTCAAGGAGGTGGCGTACCACCGCGACCACGCCGAGCAGTGGACCCTGCGCCTCGGCGACGGCACGGACGTCAGCCACGAGCGGATGGCGCTGGCCTGCCAGGAACTCTGGCGCTTCACCGGCGAGATGTTCCAGCCGGTGGAAGGCCTGGACGTGGACCGGGCAGCCCTGGAAGCGGCGTGGCTGGAGTCGGTCGGGGACGTGCTGCGCCGGGCCACGCTGACGGTCCCCGAGGGACCGCGGACCGGGGCCTGGTCGGCCGGCGCCGGCCGACAGGGCCTGCACACCGAGCCGTTCGGCCGGATGCTCGCCGAGATGCAGCACCTGCACCGCAGTCACCCGGGGGCGACATGGTGA